The DNA sequence TGAATTTCTCTAATTTTCTGGGTGGTCAAAAGAATCTTTACAATCAATTTACAACAGCAAAAAAGCTCTGCATCTTGGACTTTCCAAATACCATTTGCTACACAATTGTATTTAGAAAGTCGGCAGTGTGATGTAAATGCCTCACCATGCTTCTCATTTGAAGGGCACACGCTCAATGCTGGGCTGTGCCACAGCAGTCTCCTAATACCTCTCGCAGTGCATTGTGTTGTCAGTCTTTCGGCTTCAGAAGCTCTGGGTTTTCACAGTACTCCCTGTGAACTCAATGAACCCCCTGGGGCAAGACCCATGTCCGACCCCCCCACCCTTCCACATGGCCCAACATCTTTAGCCCAAACCATGAGTCCAACTGGACTTGGGCCCAGAACTGTGGCATCTAGTCTTATCTGGAAAAGTTAAGTGGTTTTTGTCAGCCAATGTGGCTAAGGAGACCTGTTTGTGTTATTTCAAATGTGAGAAAAGACATAAATTagtgtattttttaataaatagttgCTACTTGAGAATTAACAAACGTCTGCGGTCTCTTACAGATGATGTGACTCCATCGAAGTCCAGCCTCTACTTCTTAATTTCCAATGAGGGGAATCAGAACCTCTACGTGTTGCAGGCAAACCTTTGGCTTTACTTCAAGCTGTTGCCAGGTACTCAGGAAAAAGGAGTGCGACGGAAGGTGATGGTGAGAGTTCACTACTATGAGCCTGGAGGGCAGAACATGCACTGGCCCATGATGGAAAAACGTGTGGAGTTGAAGCGCAGTGGCTGGCACACCTTCCCTGTGTCCGAGGCCGTACGTGAAATGCTGGCAAAAGGGGGTCGTCGGCAGGACCTTGACATTCACTGCGATGGCTGCGAGGCTGCCAACGTTCAGCCAATCCTGGTGGACCCAAACGATCCCTCACACCGACCCTTCCTGGTGGTCCACGCCCAGCAGGCGGACGGGAAACACCGTATCCGAAAGCGAGGCCTGGAGTGTGACGGCACCAATGGAGGTTTGTGCTGCCGACAGCAGTTTTACATTGACTTCCGGCTCATTGGCTGGAACGACTGGATCATCGCGCCAGCAGGGTACTATGGGAACTACTGTGAAGGCAGCTGCCCAGCTTTCTTGGCAGGAGTTCCAGGTTCTGCCTCATCATTTCACACAGCAGTAGTAAACCAGTACCGCATGAGAGGCATGAGTCCTGGTTCAGTCAACTCCTGCTGCATACCCACCAAACTCAGCACCATGTCCATGCTCTACTTCGATGACGAAT is a window from the Carassius gibelio isolate Cgi1373 ecotype wild population from Czech Republic chromosome A9, carGib1.2-hapl.c, whole genome shotgun sequence genome containing:
- the LOC128020000 gene encoding inhibin beta B chain-like translates to MSIPILSVTCLMACILSVQCSLGAETVSQESQCASCGLGHPDESGRMDTDFLEAVKRHILNRLQMRERPNITHPIPKAAMVTALRKLHAGKVREDGRVEIPNLDGHAAYNEVQEETSEIISFAESDDVTPSKSSLYFLISNEGNQNLYVLQANLWLYFKLLPGTQEKGVRRKVMVRVHYYEPGGQNMHWPMMEKRVELKRSGWHTFPVSEAVREMLAKGGRRQDLDIHCDGCEAANVQPILVDPNDPSHRPFLVVHAQQADGKHRIRKRGLECDGTNGGLCCRQQFYIDFRLIGWNDWIIAPAGYYGNYCEGSCPAFLAGVPGSASSFHTAVVNQYRMRGMSPGSVNSCCIPTKLSTMSMLYFDDEYNIVKRDVPNMIVEECGCA